One Alicyclobacillus vulcanalis genomic region harbors:
- a CDS encoding beta-ketoacyl-[acyl-carrier-protein] synthase family protein, whose amino-acid sequence MADKTRIVVTGMGAVTPFGVGVSTFWENIVAGKSAVRETEDELLRTWAPVVAAARDFDPAAYLDKKQVQNSDRFTQMGLVAAAEALRDAGFGDGSAFGPYERDRIGISIGCAFGGVQTLEEGANRLASGRSTRVGPRLVPKSIPNAAAAGIAMRYGIHGPVVTYSTACASSANAIGEASYWLRLGEIDMAIVGGAECLFSPAILAGLRAAGALATEGPEDKSAWSRPFDKHRTGMVMGEGAAVLVLETLEGALARGARIYGELVGYGTSNDAYHETSPDPSGHGAKLAMVRALRSAGLAADEIDYVNAHATATPAGDVAESTALRDLFGAHIDDIPVSSIKGAVGHMLGTAGAIESIACVKALETGWLPPTLHCDDKEDIAPRDVVANESRRADIRTALSSSFGFGGQNGVLIWKKAEL is encoded by the coding sequence ATGGCGGACAAGACGCGCATCGTCGTCACCGGAATGGGCGCCGTGACGCCATTCGGGGTCGGGGTTTCGACGTTTTGGGAGAACATCGTCGCCGGCAAATCGGCCGTGCGCGAGACGGAGGACGAGCTGCTTCGGACGTGGGCGCCGGTCGTCGCGGCGGCCCGCGACTTCGATCCAGCGGCGTATCTCGACAAGAAACAGGTGCAAAACAGCGACCGCTTCACCCAGATGGGGCTGGTCGCGGCGGCGGAGGCCCTTCGGGACGCGGGATTTGGCGACGGAAGCGCGTTTGGTCCGTATGAGCGGGATCGCATCGGCATTTCCATCGGGTGCGCGTTTGGGGGCGTGCAGACGCTGGAGGAAGGGGCCAACCGGCTGGCGTCGGGACGGTCGACGCGCGTCGGCCCGAGGCTCGTCCCGAAGTCCATCCCGAATGCGGCTGCGGCTGGCATTGCGATGCGCTATGGCATCCACGGGCCGGTCGTGACCTACTCGACGGCCTGTGCGTCGTCGGCAAACGCCATTGGCGAGGCGAGTTACTGGTTGAGGCTCGGCGAGATCGACATGGCCATCGTCGGCGGTGCGGAGTGCCTGTTCAGCCCGGCCATCCTGGCGGGCCTGCGGGCGGCGGGCGCGCTCGCGACGGAGGGGCCGGAGGACAAAAGCGCGTGGTCCCGGCCGTTTGACAAGCACAGGACGGGCATGGTGATGGGCGAAGGCGCGGCCGTGCTGGTGCTGGAGACGCTGGAAGGCGCCTTGGCGCGGGGCGCAAGGATTTACGGCGAACTGGTGGGCTATGGCACGTCGAACGACGCCTACCACGAGACGTCGCCCGATCCGTCCGGACACGGCGCGAAGCTGGCGATGGTGCGGGCGCTTCGGAGCGCGGGGCTCGCGGCGGACGAGATCGACTACGTGAACGCGCACGCCACCGCGACGCCAGCGGGCGACGTGGCGGAGTCGACGGCGCTGCGCGACCTGTTTGGGGCGCATATCGACGACATTCCGGTGAGTTCCATCAAGGGCGCGGTCGGACACATGCTGGGGACCGCGGGAGCGATTGAGTCCATCGCGTGCGTGAAGGCGCTCGAGACGGGCTGGCTGCCGCCCACCTTGCACTGCGACGACAAGGAAGACATCGCGCCGCGGGACGTGGTGGCCAACGAGAGCCGCCGCGCGGACATCCGCACGGCGCTCAGCTCGTCGTTTGGCTTCGGGGGCCAAAACGGCGTGCTCATCTGGAAAAAAGCCGAGCTCTAA
- the fabL gene encoding enoyl-[acyl-carrier-protein] reductase FabL gives MAETHRAPRRYEDKVVVVTGSSRGIGRRLALRFAEEGAHVVVNYFRNGDLAREVVAEIEQMGRRAIAVRANMAQEEKIVGLFDEVREAFGRVDVFIHNAASGRNRSALEVDTKGWDWTVDVNARAFLVGAQQAAKLMPEGGAMLAISSFGADRVFPYYLSVGTSKAALEAMVRYFAVELGPRRINVNCISAGAVLTDALGHFPDMDETLRKLEEKMPYHRMVTPDDVANLALFLCSPEAEMIRGQTVRVDGGVTLVLP, from the coding sequence TTGGCGGAAACCCATCGAGCGCCCCGGCGCTATGAGGATAAAGTCGTCGTTGTGACCGGCAGCTCCCGCGGCATCGGCCGCCGCCTCGCCCTGCGCTTCGCAGAAGAGGGCGCGCACGTCGTGGTGAACTACTTCCGCAATGGCGATCTCGCCCGCGAAGTCGTGGCCGAGATCGAGCAAATGGGCAGGCGGGCCATCGCCGTGCGGGCCAACATGGCTCAGGAGGAGAAAATCGTCGGCCTCTTCGATGAGGTGCGAGAGGCGTTCGGCCGCGTGGACGTCTTCATTCACAACGCCGCGTCCGGGCGCAACCGCTCGGCGCTCGAGGTGGATACCAAAGGATGGGATTGGACCGTCGATGTGAACGCCCGCGCATTTCTCGTCGGCGCACAGCAGGCGGCAAAGCTCATGCCCGAGGGCGGCGCGATGCTCGCCATCTCGTCGTTCGGGGCGGATCGCGTGTTCCCCTACTATCTGTCGGTCGGCACGAGCAAAGCGGCGCTGGAAGCCATGGTTCGCTATTTTGCCGTGGAGCTCGGTCCGCGCCGGATCAACGTCAACTGCATCTCCGCCGGCGCCGTCCTGACGGACGCGCTCGGGCACTTTCCAGACATGGACGAGACCCTGCGCAAGCTTGAAGAGAAGATGCCGTATCACCGCATGGTCACCCCGGACGACGTGGCGAATCTCGCCCTATTCCTCTGCTCGCCCGAAGCCGAGATGATCCGCGGTCAAACCGTGCGCGTGGACGGCGGCGTCACGCTGGTGCTGCCGTGA
- a CDS encoding acyl-CoA thioesterase, with product MEGFRYHYDLEVRWSEVDAQRIVFNANYLMYLDLAYQAFFRDELQLYDDVPTTVIATSTQTFLKPARWRDKLAIWVRPKRLGNTSVTLEFVMTREGEPIFRAETVYVHVDDNGRPARIPDRWRDALAAYQEEALA from the coding sequence ATGGAAGGGTTTCGCTATCACTACGATCTCGAGGTGCGCTGGTCCGAGGTGGACGCCCAGCGCATCGTGTTCAACGCCAATTATCTGATGTATCTCGATCTCGCCTATCAGGCGTTTTTTCGCGACGAGCTCCAATTGTACGACGATGTGCCCACGACCGTCATCGCCACGTCGACGCAGACCTTCCTCAAGCCGGCGCGCTGGCGGGACAAGCTCGCCATCTGGGTGCGGCCCAAGCGCCTCGGCAATACCAGCGTGACGCTCGAATTCGTGATGACGCGCGAGGGCGAGCCCATTTTCCGCGCCGAGACGGTGTACGTTCACGTCGACGACAACGGGCGTCCGGCTCGCATTCCAGACCGCTGGCGCGACGCGCTCGCGGCGTATCAGGAGGAGGCGCTGGCATGA
- a CDS encoding SDR family NAD(P)-dependent oxidoreductase — translation MRDMEGRVAIVTGGAGGIGSATARRFAERGVRVVVADRDEAGAKRVADEIAAAGGEAVGLYVDVTDESSVNALVETAVAQFSRLDIMFNNAGVFGDGARNFLDDAPDEYFRVVSINQHGVFYGMRAAARHMRQAGTGGVIINTASIYAFIADRNQLPYHASKAAVVAMTKAAALDLARYNIRVVAVAPAMVNTGLVDHWREDDRVWDTIQRAHMRRRMAEPDDIARVVVFLASDDARFINGHAICVDDGALSFKR, via the coding sequence ATGAGGGATATGGAGGGCCGCGTGGCCATTGTGACAGGCGGCGCAGGCGGGATCGGCAGTGCCACCGCGCGCAGGTTCGCGGAGCGAGGCGTCCGCGTCGTGGTGGCCGATCGCGACGAGGCAGGGGCCAAGCGCGTCGCCGACGAGATCGCAGCGGCGGGCGGCGAGGCGGTCGGCCTCTATGTCGACGTCACGGACGAGTCGAGCGTGAACGCGCTGGTGGAGACCGCCGTCGCGCAATTTTCCCGCCTCGACATCATGTTCAACAACGCGGGCGTGTTCGGCGATGGCGCCCGAAACTTCCTCGACGACGCGCCCGATGAGTATTTTCGCGTCGTCTCCATCAACCAACACGGCGTCTTTTACGGCATGCGCGCCGCCGCGCGCCACATGCGGCAGGCAGGGACGGGCGGCGTGATTATCAACACCGCGTCCATCTACGCCTTCATCGCCGACAGAAACCAGCTCCCGTACCACGCGAGCAAGGCGGCGGTGGTGGCGATGACCAAGGCAGCGGCGCTCGATCTCGCCCGCTACAACATCCGCGTCGTGGCCGTGGCCCCCGCCATGGTGAATACAGGCCTCGTCGACCATTGGCGCGAGGACGATCGCGTCTGGGACACCATTCAGCGCGCGCACATGCGCAGGCGGATGGCCGAGCCGGATGACATCGCGCGAGTCGTTGTCTTTCTCGCTTCGGACGATGCGCGCTTCATCAATGGGCATGCCATCTGCGTCGACGACGGCGCGCTATCGTTCAAGAGGTGA
- a CDS encoding SRPBCC family protein has translation MSKLPDIVLHVDIEAPAETIWPYVSTGEGLGAWLMPSTLQPKEGEPFVLHAGPYGDSPCRVSAVLPPTRLSFHWDAHWLVEFTLQPSDGGMTRVTLRHGGWDDQHVSHTGQSHAVIRQVMENGWRRKLTEDLPRAVLGSSGA, from the coding sequence ATGTCCAAGCTTCCGGACATCGTGTTGCACGTCGACATCGAGGCGCCTGCGGAGACCATCTGGCCGTATGTGTCGACGGGGGAGGGGCTCGGCGCATGGTTGATGCCGAGCACGCTCCAGCCCAAGGAGGGCGAGCCGTTTGTTTTGCACGCGGGGCCCTACGGCGATTCGCCGTGCCGCGTGTCCGCGGTTCTGCCCCCGACTCGCCTGAGCTTTCACTGGGACGCCCACTGGCTCGTGGAGTTCACGTTGCAACCGTCGGATGGCGGAATGACGCGCGTGACGCTCCGACACGGAGGGTGGGACGATCAACACGTCTCGCACACAGGCCAGTCGCACGCTGTGATTCGCCAGGTGATGGAAAACGGCTGGAGGCGCAAGTTGACCGAAGACCTTCCTCGCGCCGTGCTTGGCTCCTCGGGCGCGTGA
- a CDS encoding potassium/proton antiporter gives METFLLILSLILLAGVWSAHLGNRLGFPVLIGFVAIGIALGPGGLNLGPRVPLSVAQSIGYLALILILFEGGLHTSFERIRSVWVPALSLATVGVLVSAAIMAEAAHVLLHLPLYAAALLGVAMSSTDAASVFSILGRQPLRRRLVDVLEVESGTNDPMAFFLTILLIQWSEHGIGQPWHAAGYAVLTFALQMAMGLLAGAVVGYIGSLANQRIKLDTGGLYPTLSLAFALLSYSVAVLAHGSGFLAVYTAAVVMGNRRLEHRHSILRFHEGLSWTMHIVMFVVLGLQLSLGHLWGILVPGLLLAAAALFIARPAAVWISTLGMRFSIAEKALISWAGLRGAVPIVLVLTAMLSPAYTPAPMFDAVFFVVIASTLIQGLTVRPLAAKLDLLERAPSGELLELVRIARENAVVTPVEVSASSDLVGRKMVEIEFPENTLCYAIVRGDQVIVPRGATELQAGDHLLILSDRRHMGRLRRLFGAELMGRAEMLP, from the coding sequence ATGGAGACTTTTCTGCTCATCCTGTCTTTGATCCTGCTAGCTGGCGTTTGGTCTGCCCATCTCGGCAACCGTCTGGGCTTCCCGGTCCTCATCGGGTTCGTGGCAATCGGCATTGCACTCGGTCCCGGGGGACTCAACCTCGGTCCCCGCGTCCCACTCTCCGTCGCGCAGTCCATCGGCTATTTGGCGCTCATCCTCATCCTGTTCGAGGGCGGACTTCACACGTCGTTTGAACGCATCCGCAGCGTGTGGGTTCCCGCGTTGTCGCTTGCAACCGTGGGCGTGCTGGTGAGCGCAGCCATCATGGCCGAAGCAGCCCACGTCCTGCTCCACCTGCCGCTTTACGCAGCAGCCCTGCTCGGCGTTGCCATGAGTTCGACCGACGCGGCCTCCGTTTTCTCCATTTTAGGCCGTCAGCCGTTGCGCCGGCGCCTCGTCGACGTGCTAGAAGTTGAATCCGGTACGAATGACCCCATGGCGTTCTTCCTGACTATCCTGCTCATTCAGTGGTCGGAACACGGGATCGGGCAACCCTGGCACGCCGCAGGGTACGCCGTTCTCACGTTTGCGCTCCAGATGGCCATGGGACTTCTTGCCGGCGCCGTTGTGGGATACATCGGGTCGCTCGCCAACCAGCGCATCAAGCTCGATACGGGCGGCTTGTACCCGACGCTTTCGCTCGCCTTTGCGCTGCTCAGTTACAGCGTGGCGGTCCTCGCGCACGGCAGTGGGTTCCTCGCGGTCTACACCGCTGCGGTGGTCATGGGCAACCGCCGGTTGGAACACCGCCACAGCATCCTTCGCTTTCACGAGGGCCTGTCGTGGACCATGCACATCGTGATGTTCGTCGTCTTAGGCCTGCAACTGTCGCTCGGGCACCTGTGGGGCATCCTCGTGCCGGGCCTCCTTCTCGCGGCGGCTGCGCTATTCATCGCCCGGCCGGCGGCCGTCTGGATCTCCACCCTCGGCATGCGCTTTTCGATCGCGGAAAAAGCCCTGATCTCCTGGGCGGGGCTGCGCGGCGCCGTGCCGATTGTGCTTGTGCTCACCGCCATGCTCTCGCCGGCTTACACCCCGGCGCCCATGTTTGACGCCGTGTTTTTCGTCGTGATCGCGTCCACGCTGATCCAGGGGCTGACCGTTCGGCCGCTCGCCGCGAAACTGGATTTGCTGGAGCGAGCCCCGTCTGGCGAGTTGCTGGAACTCGTCCGCATCGCGCGCGAAAACGCGGTGGTCACGCCGGTGGAGGTGTCTGCCTCGTCCGATCTCGTCGGGCGCAAGATGGTCGAAATCGAGTTTCCGGAAAACACGCTGTGCTACGCCATTGTGCGGGGCGATCAGGTCATCGTGCCGCGGGGCGCGACGGAACTTCAGGCGGGCGATCACCTGCTAATTCTGTCCGACAGGCGTCATATGGGGCGGCTGCGCAGACTGTTTGGCGCCGAGCTGATGGGGCGGGCGGAGATGCTGCCCTGA
- a CDS encoding DUF58 domain-containing protein — MLHGDYRSNRLLVPDETWFRGIRPYAYGDPVKYIDWRATAHLGHLAVREFFSTIERQALIILNAQVCEPYWLRTDKRSFESFVKEIVALTNFLQSLRFDVWFSTNSAVLGRKHPHYPVKLRQTGDIRSILAHAQPFVTCSLEALFETLLRLVDVQTKHIFLFSEWESDKQKSLIEQLTRKGLRIEIIDQKEVQNP, encoded by the coding sequence ATGCTTCACGGAGACTATAGAAGCAACAGGTTGCTAGTACCGGATGAAACTTGGTTTCGAGGTATACGTCCATATGCATATGGAGATCCCGTGAAATATATTGATTGGCGTGCAACGGCTCATCTTGGACATTTAGCAGTCAGAGAGTTTTTTTCAACTATTGAGAGACAAGCCTTAATTATCTTAAATGCTCAAGTTTGTGAGCCCTACTGGTTGAGAACAGATAAACGTTCATTTGAAAGCTTCGTAAAGGAAATTGTAGCATTAACAAATTTCCTCCAAAGCCTGCGTTTCGATGTGTGGTTTTCGACGAATTCGGCCGTCTTGGGAAGAAAGCATCCGCACTATCCCGTAAAACTGAGGCAAACAGGAGACATAAGATCCATACTTGCACATGCTCAACCTTTTGTAACATGTTCTCTTGAAGCTCTGTTTGAAACATTACTGAGACTTGTAGACGTACAAACAAAGCATATTTTTCTATTTTCTGAATGGGAATCGGATAAGCAAAAGAGTTTGATCGAGCAATTAACGCGTAAAGGATTAAGGATAGAAATCATAGATCAAAAAGAGGTGCAGAATCCATGA